The Microtus pennsylvanicus isolate mMicPen1 chromosome 5, mMicPen1.hap1, whole genome shotgun sequence DNA segment ggctggatttgtggctatgtattgtttaaatttgtttttatcctggaatattttgttttctccattgatggtgaacaaaagcttggctgggtatagtagtctgggcttgcatccatggtctcttagtttctgcagtacatctatccaagaccttctggctttcatggtttccatagagaagtcaggtataagtctgataggtttacctttataagctacttgacctttttcctttgcagctcttaatattctttctttaatctgtatgttttatgttttgattattatatggcgaggggatttttttgatccagtctattaggtattctgtatgcttctttgaTTTTAATAACAACACTTTTCTTTTAGCAATTTGGTGACCATTAGTGTGAGGCTTTTATTTCAGTCATTGAAAGAGAAGTAGATGAGGACACTGATGTCAAGGTCTCCCTCCAGTAGAGCAGTGAATCCAAGGATAGATTTACTCCCCACATCCCCCCATGCCCTGGAGACATATCTGGAGATATATTATTGTTAGAACTAGATGATGGCTGCTGTGCTATTGGCTTATCACGTGTATAGAAGCCTGCTACACTTCCTACCTATGTTCCTCAAGCATCATTAAtttcagttaaaaaacaaactgtGTAAGAGAAACTATCCAAAGTACAAACAAAGTGACAACTGGTGAATAGTGCGGATATAGATCTTTCACTCAGGTAATCGAACCCTCAGTTTAGTAAGGTGACCGAAGCAAAAGGAGGACACGCGTCCTCTAGCATTTAGGGTTCAGCTTCAGGTCTAGTCCTTTTACCTTGACTTCTTTGCATGCCAtgactctttccttcctttatcttcAACTCCATTCTCCTAATCCTTCATGTCCAAATGCAAAATTTTACTCTTCCAAATTTTTATATGCCTTAATCAATATCTCTCCTCTCATCTTCATATGAGATAATCTTACTTTCATTTATATTactaaataaacagaatttatttgttaattttaattaaaatataaataatttcttcCTCGCTCTACTCTTTTCTAACCCTTCCATTCACCCCCACCTTTTTCTTCCCAAATACACTGGGCTGGAGACAGTGCTTGTGTGCAGCACTATAAGACCTGACACACACAATCGTCTACATTAGCCGTCTTCATTTTTATAGCTCATTTACCCAGTCACATCCTGCCCCAACTGTCCTTCCTCTCTGCACTTACAACTCTTTTCTGACAAGCTTTACTTTCactttaaactaatttttaatttaacatcCAGCACAGTGGGCTGCATTGAGGTAGgtttagatttatttgttctaATTTACCTTCACCCCTGCTGTTACATATTTATCCAGTTTTGGTATTTGGTTGATACTGGCTTCCGAGAATGTGTTTTGTTATCTTTACCCCTTTTCATGTCTAATTTTATTAACTTGAAtaatctctcttctttctttacttagacttggggtttgtcaatttttcttatttctgaggCAATTCTTCTATTATTCTACACATTCTTTCATTCTCTATGCCACTATTATCCACCTCAACAGTTactattttttttgctttgtacTAGGTttggtttcttattttcttgaGCTTTAAGCTGTATAATAGAATATTTATTTGAGAGCCTATAGAGATTTTACTGTGTGCACTTATAGCTATAACTTCCTCCTTACACTATGTTGGGCATATCTCAGAGGTTCCGATGGACAGGGCCTATGATCTATATTTGTTTATAGGACTTTTGGAATTTCTGTCATGATTTCTTCAATGAAATATTGTTTCTCATTCAAAAGTGTTCTGGGCTGGCACAGTGACTTGTGAGGTTGACCTCTTAGCCTCAATTTGATGCCCAGAATCCACATAGAAGTAAAAAAGGATAATTTATTCCACAAAAtttctctctgacttccacatatgtgtCCTGTGTCATGCAAGGATCATGACACAACTGTACCCACCTCCCCAAACattaacaaaaaattaatttgaagagctattggcagttgatggttgCTGGAGAAATAAAAGTTACTTTTCTTTAGGTATATGGGACTTAGTAGATTGCATAGGCCCAGTGGATGGCCACATGCCCCTGTGCTTCAGCTCAGCACTAACTAGactcagaaggaagaaatgaagggatgaaggaaggaagggaggaagggagggaggaagggagggagagaggaaactTATCTAAATCAGTTTCATTTTTAGCTTCTGCTCCTGCTTAATGATGGGAAGGAAATGACAAAATGACTgaacattaaataaaacattcGTAGGTCATTAAAAATGGGTTTTGTCTCTCTGGCTCACATacacattttccccttctttttttatactggaaccaattttatttttcatctcatTGTGTCACTCATGTGACACTATCCACAAACATCCTGTTGCACAATTTGTTTCAAACTCCCTACCTCTTCCACCATTTTGGATGTTAGCAGGTGGcatttttcctttaaacataTCCTATCCTATTCCTTCTAGAAGCCACTCCCAAATCTGCTCCACAGTATCACCATCCACTTATTCCAAACAACAGTACCTTCTCCAAAATGTTGCCCCATGCTGTGTACAGGATAGTGCCTTCAACCAATGGCGTCATTGTTCTCATTGATAAAGTTGTCTTCTCCTACATAACACTCGCTTACTCACTCGCTCTCTCTGAAATCTTACATTTATTGGTTGGGTTGTATAGACTCTCAAATTAAAATTGACCTATATAAGACCTGGGACAAAGCATTCTCCAAAGTAAATGTACATTTCATGCAGGTTACAGATCATAAGAGATGCCCTTAATTACGTCTTCCACAACTGACTGGTGTATATTTTAATGCCTGGCGATAAACTCCTACTGAAATTTTTACCTGAATATTTCTTCTTGTGAACGGCTGTCTCTCTTTTCATAACTTGAAATTTTAGGTGATtataaaaaacaatgaattttatTATGGATTTTACACAGATACATCATTTTACTTTGGTTATCTGTTCCCATCCatgctctcctttcccttcttcactACAGATAGTAAATCCTCCACTTCCATGTCACACaattatagatagatatatacatacatggtgTGTATATTACAAAAAATgtgatgtttatctttctgggttcaACCCTTTTGTTAAATTTGATAATATCCCGGCCCATTTATTTCCATGTAAGTGACACAATTACATTCTCCTTTGAATAAAACTCCGTTGTGTAtgaatgccacattttctttgtctagtTATCTTCCCATAAACATCCAAGCTGATACAATAGCTTGGCTATTTTTACTAATGCTATAATAATTATGAATGTGCATCCCGTCTGTGTCATTCCACTATGTACCCACATGATCTAACTGGATTTCATAgtaattttgtgttgtttttattgtttttgtttgttgattttcttgcATTTTAACTTGTGGGACCATCATATTACTGTCCACCATTTCAGAAGTAGAAAAATCCCACAAATCAGTGGTTATACAGGCTATTTGGAAGGGTTACTTGCATGCTGAGTCTTCTGTCCTGATAAAAATTCAGCAGTTTTATCTATACTCATTTTACCATGGGTAAAGGAAAGCTCAGAGAGACAGAACAGCTGCTCCATGAGAAGTCATGGTAAGTCATGAGCAGATGCTATCCCCAGGATTTGAAGTCACATCTGTATGAACCACAGGTCATTCACCATACGCCATCATTCCTCCCTCCCATAAAGTACTAAGAATCCCTAATAGTGGACAGTGTCCTTAATTCAGGAGAAGTGACACCCTAGACCTTTAACACAGAAGGAGAAATATGTTTAGCTATCAAGAATGAACAGAGAATGTTCATTTAATAAAATGACTCTTTGTAAAACTCTTCAGTAAAAATCTGTGGGCAATAAACTTCCTCTGGAAGTAAAAGAAGAAGAGGCTCAATAGGAACACTGCCTACAAATGATGTGTAGTTGTGCACTAACCCTAGCCGCTCAACCCATCAGAAATaggtataaataaaatgaagctgcttaaaattggaaaataaaaaaaaaacaagaaaaggcacaggcaaagaaagatgaagaaggagaagaaaggaaagaatgagaggactgagaagatgaagaagacagaagacaaagaggAGCAAATGAAGGGGAGAGGgtataaaggagaagagagtaTCTTTTCAAAGATCAAACTACAGTTCTGTGATCTGCAATATTTTTGGAAGAGCTCAGTGAAAGGTCACCAATTGTCATTCTTAatcatttgtttccttgtttcgTACAAACAAATCCTAGGCTTCCTTGGCTCTGTTTCATGTTCTCTCGTGTTGTCTGCTACAATGCCACGTTGCTTTTAGGAATCACATTCTTATTTCCTGGGTGACACTAAAGGGCCTGCCCAAGAAATAAATAGTGGAGCACTGAGGTCTCAACTGCAGAAAGTTCCCTGATCTCCATCTTGTACCAAAGACCAACCCACAAGGGCTTCCTCAACATGAAGCTGGTCCTGGTCTTCTTGCTGGCCGCCATCCCCATTTACTGCTATGCCAGCAGTGAGTTCTGTGGAGGGGTGGGTGGTGGGTTCTATGGAGGTGTCAGCAGTGAGTTCTGTGGAAGAAGGGTGGTGGGTTCTGTGAAGTGGTGGCAGTGGATTCTGTGTAGGATTGGGAGGTGAGTTCtgtggaggagtggatggtgagTTCTGTGGAGAAGTAAGCGgtgggttctttggaagagtgGGCAGTGAGTTCTGTGGTGGGGTGGATGGTGGGTTCTGTGGAGGGGTGGGTGGTGAGTTCTGTGGAGGGTTGGGTGATGGGTTCTGTGGAAGGGTGGGTGGTGGATTCTTTGGAGGGGTGGGAGATGAGGACTGTGGAGAGGTAAGCGGTGGGTTCTTAGGAAGAGTAGGCAGTGAGTTCTGTGGTGGGGTGGGAGATGAAAACTGTGGAGGGGTGGGCTGCTTTCAGAACAAACACTGTTTCTGTTCTATGGAAGAGGCCCTAGTGCCTGAGCTCTAGAACTTGTCAACAGTGGTACAAAGTGATTCTATAGCCCTGAAACTCAACACTAGTCCAGATAGTCAAAGAGCCATCACAGATGCAGGTTGGGGCTGTCTGTTATTATGTGTCACTACCACACAGGAGGTCCCAAGGAGATGAGAGCTCTCCTGAAATCCATGGCAAGTCTTGCATTTGGATACAAGGTATTTTacataaaatgggaaaaatataaataacacaGGACCTAAATGTTTTTACTAAAAATTGTATATAGAAATCTCTTTAATTGTGGAATGAGTTACTTCTCAAACTGCAGCATGAGACCTAGAAGTAAACAGTTGGTGAGCCATCACACAGACTGTCAAAGCTTGTTCTGACCCCTTCATGGTGGGCCACTTACATACTAGTCCTGCTGGTAGAGAGGAGAGTTCACATTCCCCAAGTCCACTTGAAGTAATTGCAGAAGTAAAGCTTTGTCCTTGAGAATGAAGTCAGTACAAACATGTCACAAGTGCAATAGACTTTGTATGATTTCCTTTGTCTATTTCTTACTTATCTGAGAGGCTGGTGCAAAATGACAAGAAGGTGGAGTTCTCAGTTGACTTGATACGAAAATCAGGGTTAACCTtgacctctttctcttcccctggcTGAACAATGATATCACTTCAAGTACAAGAGTTTATGGTTTATGATACTTTTGATGCAGATGATAGAGTAATGGGTGACAATGGCTAAAATTTATAAACTACTGTAAAATACTTCACGGGGTTTACAAAATAACACTGAGATGCATCACAGctacaagaaagaaagacacaaagtTCACTGTGTCCCATCAGAACAAAGCTTCTCATTCCTTGTGTGTCGTTGCTGACAAAGGTCAGTGAGGTTTGATGTCCCTTGTTGGCTTGTTAGGGGCAAGTTTACAGAACCTAAAGGAATCTTGAGGTCTGCTTCCATTTTCTGCATGAGGTCACTTCAAGTACCAGAGTTTCTGTTTAAGTTCCTCTGTGATTCAGATGCTCAAGTTAACAGAGCAAAGCCGATACTATTCTAGCCATGATAGTTATAGGATGTTTGAACATATTCCATGATgttctcaaaacagaaacaaaatgtgtCAGGCTTTGACCAAACAAAGATCCAAAATGCTTACCATACCCAGCCCAACAGCCTGCCATCTCTTCAGTGTCCTTCTCAGTGAAGGTTGTGTGAGGGTTTGGCTTCTTTGTGCTGCCATGTCAGGGACAGAGTTTGCAGTTTCTGAGTGGAATCTTGCAACCTGCAGTTTCTGTCCCAGATTTGGCAGTGCCCACCACCTTTGCTAATCTGTGTCTCTACTTATACTCAGCAAGATGTTTGTGATGAGAGGTGACCACTATTGAGTTCAGACCTCCAGTGATGAATGCCAtgtctttccaggttctggctgccATGCAATGGATGACGTCATTGCACAGACTATTAACTCATCAGTGTCTGTGGCTGAGTATCAGGGCGTGGTTAAGTCATATGCACCTCTTCCTTATGACCAAAAGGCTTTGGGCAAATTGAAACAATGTTTCCTGGACCAATCTGAGGAGACTCTGGCCAATGTTATAGTGTTGGCGGTAATtatacattttcccttttttctattatattactatatatatatttgtatgacatacacatatatacatacagcatATGTACATATACGTACATAATTgtgtattttatacatttatatttacatatatacacatacatgtttatatatccatatgtatatatttccactaatgagaaaaaaacaatttccaatgTTGTGACTGATAAGGTCCAAGTAAACATTGTCTGTGTACTATTTTTGAACAACATAATTTGATTTTGTAGTGACAATTTGTTCAGAGGAGCCATTGATAGACACAGCTGATATTCCATATTATTTtgaggtttttaaaataattaaagaaaaacacaaaaacaaaggagATTGCCCAGATTTCACTCTCTTGTCCATTACCTCCCAATCACAcaaacacaggtacacacatgcatgcacacaattaCACACATAAGCATGTCATGACACAGAGAAAGCCCTCAAATTCTTTAGTCAGAGAAAATTACACTTGAATCAAGTACTCCTGCTCTGCGTCAGTGACCAGGGACCCTTGCATTTGGTACCAATTCAGAACGAGTACAGAAGACCCCAGTATAAGGATGTCATGACTAAGAGtctctttaaataataataataataataataataataatctctttTCAAGCATATAAATGTAGATCCTAGAAATCATCTAAAGTGTCCCTTTTCCATTTAAGCATCTACAGGTGCCAAATCTTAAAAATATGCCCAACTTTAACCAAAACCATAGGAATACATGTGGCCTGAAAGTACTGGTGAGGGCTTTCAATTTGCTTCTAACAAATCTCATTTTTTTAGACCactgaagaattttttaaagctaCCCTCTCAGTTAAGCAATCTTTTAACTTATCAGGTGGTAAGAGAATAGTAGCAGACCAGTTCAAACTGAGGGTCATCAGATACCTTCAGCCACAGAGTTCTCTAGCTTCAGAGTGGGTATAGAATGAATTCCTATTGAAACAGCTGGGCGGGGGGAGGTTGGAGGTTAGAGGAGAAGGAAATCAATGGGAATCTTTGAAGAAGGAGCCAAAAACATCTGGGTTTGTTACTCCTGTTGTTATCATGGTTTCTTGTCTCTTAAATGATAGAACACATACACCTAATTGGATTTTTCTCTAGAAGctttcagaaatatttaatagtaattgaaaatactgaaaaaataatttttaaaaagttagatcTTTTCAATATCATAATGTAAGTCACTTCCTCGTTTATTTTTCAGAATACCATATACGACAGTAAAGACTGTCCACAGTCTGCCTAAAAGGTCCACAAGACCCTAAGCTCACAGTAATGAACAGAATGATCATGAGCCAGCAGCTGATACCACAAATCataacttttctttcttgattttatctttctgtctatAAAGTGCAAGACTATTGTTGGTATCTCAATGGCATTCCTATCTACTGATTAAATTAATTGCAAATACCAATACTTCTTTGTGTGATCTTTTAAAACTGGGGGCTTAAGAGGCCTGCAACCCTCCATTCTAGGACACACACCCACAGATGACTCCCACACAACCTTAAAGTGAGACTAAGAAAGGAGAGTGTGTGTCTCCGGATATTCAGTCCCctctctggagaagaaaggagggtgtctctccctggccttgctgagtcccctctctggagaagaaaggagggtgtctctccctggccttgctgagtcccctctctggagaagaaaggagggtgtCTCTCCCTGGCCATGCTGAGTCCCctctctggagaagaaaggagggtgtCTCTCCCTGGCCTTGCTGAGTCCCCTCTCAGGTGAAGAGCTCAGCTATTTTCTCACCACCACCTCTATTCAGCATCCTTGGCATCATCCTGCTGGGGGTCAGAGGCTGGGATGTGCTCCCTGTCCTGCTGCCACCAGGGCTTTGTGTCTACAAGAATTAGGAAATAAAGATGGCCCCACATATGCCACTCAATGAATACAGCTCCGCATGTAAATAGgttcagagaaagaaatcatgatCATCTCAAATGAGGAAAAGGCTTTCAGGAAAAGAGAAACTtcagagtttttttgtttgtttgatttttgttttttgcattttgtttgagATACTTCCCTTAATGGCAAAATGTCTTTATGAACATAGGAATCAGAGGAAATgacaaacataataaatatttcttaggtcaaaattaataaaatgaaaaacagcattCTGACACAAGAAAAGTAAACTGTTTCTGTGAGGGACTGAGAGAAGCCCCCAAGGAAAGACCAACAGCCATGCAAGCAGTAACAAGAGCGCTTTATTAATTCCAACATTAAATGACACATGGCAACAGCACAAAGAAGGTCACAAGCTCCTTTTAAGCAGAGTTAGGGGAATTCCAGGGAGGAGGGATTCCAGGGAGGGCTGATTGGTGGGGGAATTAGTCTGGGAACTGATTGTTGAGAAGAATTAGTGGTTAGGAACCTTTGTGCAGCAGGGTAGGGAAAGCTTTAGCTTGCAAAaggttcgggggggggggcatctgcTCAGCCAGAAGAAGGGCTTTGGGCATCTGGTAAGCCAGGAGAAGGTCTTTGAGAATCTGCTGAGATAGCAGAAGGCCTTTGGGGACCTGCAGAGCCAGCAGAAGACTGGGGTATCTGCTAGTTGGTTGCCTGTAGGtagtagggtttttttgttttgttttgtttttgttttgagaactgCCTGTTTAGCTCTGCTCCGTTTTAGTGAACCAAAACTAAGGCTTAGATTTCCATCAGGCTACTAGGAGAGCCTGGCCtgtgcccctccccacccacaaCTCTCTCAGTTTCCTCTAATAAtaaggaggagagaagtgggtCTGCTCTCTAAGTGCTTTCCACTGGTGTGTCTGTAGTGACTGAGCATaaaaaatgtctcccataggcttcGGTATTTAAACACTTGGTGCCCAGTTTGTGGAGATGTCTGTGAAGGCTATGGAAGCTTCAGGACAGTaggtctccaccttcctaatgctgtagccccttaatacagttccccatgttgtagTGACCCTCACCTCTAAAccttaaaatcattttcattgccacttcatagctgtaattttgctactgttatgagtcgtCATGTAAACATCTGGTATGGGGGCAGCTGATGTGAGATCCCAGtgaaaggggtcatgacccacaggttgagaacctctgtggTAAAGATGGAGCACTGCTGGAAGAGGACATCACTCAGAGGATCTGAGGTTTTAAAGCCTGGCCCAAACCACATTTCCcttcctgctgtgatggactctGTCACTCTGAACTTTAAACCAGAATGAACCCATTCTTTCCTAACTTGCTTCTTGTCAGAGAATTTTACCACAGAAACTAAAAACTA contains these protein-coding regions:
- the LOC142851374 gene encoding secretoglobin family 2A member 2-like translates to MKLVLVFLLAAIPIYCYASSGCHAMDDVIAQTINSSVSVAEYQGVVKSYAPLPYDQKALGKLKQCFLDQSEETLANVIVLANTIYDSKDCPQSA